One genomic window of Desulfovibrio subterraneus includes the following:
- a CDS encoding ABC transporter ATP-binding protein, which translates to METIIDFDTVSYTWPGGKGLQDVRLAVSGGDFVLVSGPSGSGKSTLLRLAARLEEPDSGTVRFAGVPLADLDPPKLRRRIGYIQQTPVVMEGSVRENLLLPYSFAVNREEVPPSDTVLQDWLNRVALARVGLDDVAAALSVGQKQRLCIIRSLLLRPELLLMDEPTSALDRESRHIVEQLTEELNREGMTIILVSHSDYRPQVAHVCVTVKDGRVAQGEGRMTVCDASVEVV; encoded by the coding sequence ATGGAAACAATAATCGATTTCGATACCGTCTCATATACGTGGCCGGGGGGCAAGGGGCTGCAAGACGTTCGTCTGGCAGTGTCCGGCGGGGACTTTGTGCTCGTGTCCGGACCATCCGGTTCCGGCAAGTCCACACTGCTCCGGCTGGCGGCGCGGCTTGAGGAGCCTGATTCCGGTACCGTACGATTTGCCGGTGTGCCGCTTGCGGACCTTGATCCGCCAAAGCTCAGAAGGCGCATAGGCTATATACAGCAGACTCCGGTGGTCATGGAAGGTTCCGTGCGCGAAAATCTGCTGCTCCCCTATTCCTTTGCGGTGAACAGGGAAGAGGTGCCTCCTTCAGACACTGTGCTGCAGGACTGGCTGAACAGAGTGGCGCTTGCGCGGGTGGGGCTTGATGATGTGGCCGCCGCGCTTTCCGTGGGACAGAAGCAGCGTCTGTGCATTATCCGCTCGTTGCTTCTGCGGCCCGAATTGCTGCTCATGGACGAACCCACCAGCGCACTGGACCGTGAGAGCAGGCACATCGTCGAACAGCTGACGGAAGAGCTCAATAGAGAAGGCATGACCATCATTCTGGTGAGCCATTCCGATTACAGGCCGCAGGTCGCGCATGTGTGCGTGACCGTGAAAGATGGCCGTGTGGCCCAAGGCGAAGGCCGTATGACGGTGTGCGATGCATCTGTGGAGGTGGTATGA
- a CDS encoding ABC transporter permease — protein sequence MGGAYIQISLWQLAIALVLVGVAGAASVLYELRLQKDLAIGTFRTFAQLFAMGYLLKIIFNLHSMLLVMGVYMVMTWFSVRIIKGRVKEKSIDYYAPTMVSVMVSYTLVTFIVTGIIIGAKPWWTPQYFIPIGGMVAGNSMNALAIGLERFFSELRNRKDQVEMMLCLGADFREASKEMFRNALKAGMIPSINSMMGVGIVSIPGMMTGQILAGADPADAVRYQIVVMLMIVAATALSSLIVLHLVRRRCFGPAMNLLLKN from the coding sequence ATGGGCGGAGCATATATTCAGATTTCACTCTGGCAACTGGCAATAGCCCTTGTTCTGGTGGGCGTGGCCGGGGCTGCCTCGGTGTTATACGAGCTGCGGCTGCAGAAAGACCTTGCCATAGGCACCTTCCGAACCTTTGCGCAGCTTTTCGCCATGGGGTATCTGCTCAAGATAATTTTCAATCTTCATAGTATGTTGCTTGTCATGGGCGTGTATATGGTCATGACCTGGTTTTCTGTGCGTATTATAAAAGGAAGGGTCAAGGAAAAGAGCATAGACTATTACGCCCCTACCATGGTATCAGTAATGGTAAGCTATACCCTTGTAACCTTCATAGTGACCGGCATCATCATTGGTGCAAAACCGTGGTGGACACCCCAGTACTTCATTCCTATAGGAGGGATGGTGGCTGGAAATTCCATGAACGCGCTGGCAATAGGTCTTGAAAGGTTCTTTTCAGAGTTGCGGAACAGGAAGGATCAGGTCGAGATGATGTTATGTCTCGGCGCAGACTTCCGTGAGGCCAGCAAGGAAATGTTCCGCAATGCCCTTAAGGCGGGTATGATTCCGTCGATCAATTCGATGATGGGGGTGGGCATTGTGTCCATTCCCGGTATGATGACAGGGCAGATACTGGCGGGTGCCGACCCTGCCGATGCGGTTCGGTATCAGATAGTGGTCATGCTCATGATCGTTGCCGCCACGGCTCTGTCTTCGCTTATAGTGCTCCATCTGGTAAGAAGGCGTTGTTTCGGCCCCGCCATGAACCTTCTGCTGAAGAACTGA
- a CDS encoding alpha-hydroxy-acid oxidizing protein: MKEVRANARELMKGFCRVCPVCNGKACAGEVPGMGGLGTGSSFMANVEALTDYKLRMRLIHSVTNPDPSTEVLGMPLAIPVLAAPIGGVSFNMGGKVTEEDYITAKLKACVANGIVGCTGDGVPPFIYESGFNAIKAVGGKGIPFIKPWEDAELFAKLDKAAETGCSIFGMDIDAAGLVTLAKMGRPVTPKTPAKLKEIISHVPGKFIVKGIMCVDDAKAAVDAGAAAIVVSNHGGRVLDQTPGTAHVLFDIAEAVGKDITILVDGGIRSGSDVLKMLALGADAVMIGRPFSIATVGGLEEGAGKYIQQLQSELISAMVLTGCATIADITPEVITDVLGQ; the protein is encoded by the coding sequence ATGAAAGAAGTACGCGCCAACGCACGGGAGCTGATGAAAGGCTTCTGCCGCGTCTGCCCCGTCTGCAACGGCAAAGCCTGCGCCGGAGAAGTCCCCGGCATGGGTGGTCTTGGAACCGGTTCCTCCTTCATGGCAAACGTGGAGGCACTGACGGACTATAAGCTGCGCATGCGCCTTATCCACTCCGTCACCAATCCCGATCCTTCCACCGAAGTTCTGGGCATGCCCCTTGCCATTCCGGTACTTGCAGCGCCCATCGGCGGCGTTTCGTTCAACATGGGCGGCAAGGTCACCGAAGAAGATTACATCACTGCCAAGCTCAAAGCCTGTGTTGCCAATGGCATTGTGGGCTGTACGGGCGATGGCGTGCCCCCCTTCATCTATGAATCCGGCTTCAACGCCATCAAAGCCGTGGGCGGCAAGGGCATTCCCTTCATCAAGCCGTGGGAAGATGCGGAACTTTTCGCCAAGCTGGACAAGGCTGCGGAAACCGGCTGCAGCATTTTCGGCATGGACATTGACGCCGCAGGCCTCGTCACCCTCGCCAAGATGGGACGGCCGGTAACGCCCAAGACGCCTGCCAAGCTCAAGGAAATCATCAGCCATGTACCCGGCAAGTTCATCGTCAAGGGCATCATGTGCGTGGATGACGCCAAGGCGGCAGTGGACGCCGGTGCGGCCGCCATCGTGGTTTCCAACCACGGCGGGCGTGTGCTCGACCAGACCCCCGGCACCGCGCATGTGCTCTTTGACATTGCCGAGGCCGTGGGCAAGGACATCACCATTCTGGTGGACGGCGGCATCCGCTCCGGTTCCGACGTGCTGAAGATGCTCGCTCTGGGTGCAGACGCCGTCATGATCGGGCGTCCCTTCTCCATTGCGACTGTCGGAGGGCTTGAAGAGGGTGCCGGCAAATACATCCAGCAGCTCCAGAGCGAACTGATTTCCGCCATGGTGCTCACCGGCTGTGCCACCATCGCGGACATCACCCCTGAGGTGATCACCGACGTGCTGGGACAGTAG
- a CDS encoding FadR/GntR family transcriptional regulator, whose translation MPTQSDEMRQTKIYEQVVERIRDLIDSGQIRPGDRLPSERNLAEIFKVSRSSLREAIRALQESGVLESRRGDGTYVSLPPGSDLLAPFAEVMTQQRIRLWQLFQFRQAIEPQIARLAAAERTEGHLEALRHMLDLQEKEINGGEKTGFADLHFHQLIAMATGNPLFVDVVTRAESKLAETRNEPLQTEERQITSLQSHKTIIECIERRDPDAAEEAMRAHLQIVSDIIFSEGK comes from the coding sequence ATGCCTACACAGTCGGACGAAATGCGGCAAACCAAGATATATGAACAGGTGGTCGAGCGAATTCGCGACCTTATCGATTCGGGACAGATACGCCCCGGAGACAGGCTTCCTTCCGAGCGCAATCTCGCAGAAATTTTCAAGGTTTCCAGAAGTTCGCTGCGCGAGGCCATACGCGCCCTGCAGGAAAGTGGTGTGCTCGAAAGCCGCAGAGGCGACGGCACCTATGTTTCCCTGCCTCCCGGCAGTGACCTGCTGGCTCCTTTTGCCGAGGTCATGACGCAACAGCGCATCCGCCTCTGGCAGCTTTTTCAGTTCCGGCAGGCCATAGAGCCGCAGATAGCCCGGCTGGCAGCGGCAGAACGAACCGAAGGCCACCTCGAAGCTCTCCGCCATATGCTGGACCTGCAGGAAAAAGAGATCAACGGCGGCGAAAAAACCGGCTTCGCAGACCTGCATTTTCATCAGCTCATTGCCATGGCCACCGGCAACCCGCTTTTTGTGGATGTGGTGACCCGTGCTGAATCAAAGCTCGCGGAAACCCGCAACGAGCCACTGCAGACCGAAGAACGCCAGATTACGTCCCTGCAGTCACACAAGACCATCATCGAGTGCATCGAGCGTAGGGACCCCGACGCGGCTGAAGAAGCCATGCGCGCCCATCTGCAGATTGTAAGCGATATTATTTTCAGCGAAGGAAAGTGA
- a CDS encoding carboxymuconolactone decarboxylase family protein, with translation MYTIAYVTPEQVETAPASVRKIYDAFQGKEVPEPLQLLSASPGLMTNRFENIQYYMSHETLSFPLLAAIRYTVARSCSYNCCTDFNDGLLRRCGMQPDDIETLYAYARGDRAETMDTGLEDREQKMVRFVVNAVQQPRPATTEQLDELRAEGWSDKDIFDALSHGAGMVATSLIDTTFRTR, from the coding sequence ATGTACACTATTGCGTATGTCACCCCCGAACAGGTAGAAACCGCCCCCGCTTCCGTCCGCAAGATCTATGATGCGTTTCAGGGGAAAGAGGTTCCTGAGCCCTTGCAACTTCTCTCTGCCAGTCCCGGGCTGATGACCAACCGGTTTGAGAACATTCAATATTATATGTCGCACGAAACGCTGAGTTTCCCACTGCTCGCCGCCATACGCTATACCGTGGCCCGAAGCTGCAGCTACAACTGCTGCACCGACTTCAATGACGGCCTGCTCAGGCGCTGCGGCATGCAGCCCGACGATATTGAAACCCTGTACGCCTACGCCAGAGGTGACCGCGCAGAAACAATGGACACCGGCCTTGAGGACCGCGAACAGAAAATGGTCCGCTTTGTCGTGAACGCCGTGCAGCAGCCCAGGCCCGCGACAACGGAGCAGCTTGATGAGCTGCGTGCCGAAGGCTGGTCGGATAAGGACATTTTTGACGCCCTTTCCCACGGAGCGGGCATGGTCGCCACCTCCCTCATCGATACCACCTTCAGAACCCGCTAA
- a CDS encoding TetR/AcrR family transcriptional regulator: protein MSEDTRQRIIEAGAELIHLQGFSATGLKEILDLAGVPKGSFYHYFKSKEAFGLAVVEHFAARFGILFKQIADDESLSPLTRLNTFLAAVEERFEQEGCRKGCPIGNLAQEMGGLSDPFRLQLQQVIDRLAANFASLIRMGQEQGEARADLDPLETAYFMIAGWHGALIRMKVIRSTEPLKLCHRFFDEMLRVR from the coding sequence ATGAGTGAAGATACACGGCAGAGAATAATTGAAGCAGGCGCCGAGCTTATCCACCTGCAGGGATTTTCCGCCACCGGCCTCAAGGAAATTCTTGATCTTGCGGGCGTGCCCAAAGGCTCGTTCTACCATTATTTCAAGAGCAAGGAAGCGTTTGGTCTGGCCGTAGTGGAGCACTTTGCTGCGCGCTTCGGTATCCTTTTCAAACAAATTGCCGATGACGAGAGCCTTTCGCCGCTCACCCGCCTGAACACCTTTCTCGCCGCTGTGGAAGAACGCTTCGAGCAGGAAGGCTGCCGCAAGGGCTGCCCCATCGGCAATCTTGCACAGGAAATGGGCGGCCTTTCCGACCCGTTCCGGCTGCAACTGCAACAGGTCATAGACCGGCTGGCTGCAAACTTTGCTTCGCTCATCCGCATGGGACAAGAACAGGGCGAAGCCCGCGCAGACCTTGACCCGCTGGAAACCGCCTACTTCATGATTGCAGGCTGGCATGGTGCGCTCATCCGTATGAAGGTTATCCGCTCTACGGAACCGCTCAAGCTCTGCCATCGCTTTTTCGACGAAATGCTTCGCGTTCGCTAG
- a CDS encoding amino acid ABC transporter ATP-binding protein: protein MIEIRGLHKKFGETEVIKGIDLSVRQGEVVVILGPSGSGKSTVLRCINRLEELTSGTITVDGYDLYDTKTDINYVRSEAGMVFQQFNLFPHLSVLQNVTTGLTKVRKKTKAEAEAIALKLLDKVGLPDKANNFPEQLSGGQKQRVAIARSLAMSPKVILFDEPTSALDPELVGEVLDVMKKLATEGMTMVVVTHEMGFAREVADRVIFIDQGVIQEEGTPDEFFSAPKNPRLRDFLGKVVGH from the coding sequence ATGATCGAAATCCGCGGTCTGCACAAAAAATTTGGTGAGACCGAAGTCATCAAAGGCATTGATCTTTCCGTCCGTCAGGGTGAGGTGGTGGTTATTCTCGGCCCCTCCGGCTCCGGCAAATCCACTGTGCTGCGCTGCATCAACCGGCTCGAGGAGCTGACCTCCGGCACCATCACCGTGGACGGCTATGATCTCTACGATACCAAGACCGACATCAACTATGTGCGCTCCGAAGCAGGCATGGTATTCCAGCAGTTCAATCTGTTCCCGCATCTTTCCGTCCTGCAGAACGTGACCACCGGCCTGACCAAGGTACGCAAAAAAACCAAGGCAGAGGCAGAAGCCATTGCCTTGAAACTGCTCGACAAAGTCGGCCTGCCCGACAAGGCCAACAACTTCCCCGAGCAGCTTTCCGGCGGCCAGAAACAGCGCGTGGCCATTGCGCGCTCGCTTGCCATGTCGCCCAAGGTCATTCTCTTTGACGAGCCCACTTCGGCACTGGACCCCGAACTCGTGGGCGAAGTGCTCGATGTTATGAAAAAGCTGGCCACCGAAGGCATGACCATGGTGGTGGTCACCCACGAAATGGGCTTTGCCCGTGAAGTGGCTGACCGCGTCATATTCATCGATCAGGGCGTGATTCAGGAAGAAGGCACCCCCGACGAGTTTTTCTCTGCCCCCAAGAACCCGCGCCTGCGCGATTTTCTTGGCAAGGTTGTAGGCCACTAG
- a CDS encoding amino acid ABC transporter permease, giving the protein MAFQFKSDVMWETLPLLTEGIELTIYLTVVGLIFGFIIGVTTGIARISRNPVLRYTSLAYIEIIRGTPMVVQALFLYFGLPLATGMRIAPVTAGIITIAVNSGAYIAEIVRGAIESIDVGQSEAGRSIGLTRMQTMLYVIWPQAFKRMIPPLGNQFIISLKDTSLLTVIGVAELTRQGQEIVAVNFRSFEVYLTIAVVYLCMTMSIAKALRMYERKLFNRSRR; this is encoded by the coding sequence ATGGCGTTTCAATTCAAAAGCGATGTAATGTGGGAGACTTTGCCCCTGCTTACAGAGGGCATTGAGCTTACCATCTACCTGACTGTCGTCGGCCTGATTTTCGGGTTCATCATCGGTGTCACCACCGGAATTGCGCGCATATCGCGCAACCCTGTGCTGCGATACACCTCTCTTGCCTATATAGAAATCATTCGAGGAACACCCATGGTCGTCCAGGCGCTGTTCCTCTATTTTGGCCTTCCTCTTGCCACGGGCATGCGCATTGCGCCTGTTACCGCAGGTATCATCACCATTGCAGTCAACTCCGGCGCATACATTGCCGAAATCGTGCGGGGAGCCATCGAATCCATCGATGTGGGCCAGAGCGAAGCAGGCCGTTCCATCGGCCTTACCCGCATGCAGACCATGCTCTACGTTATCTGGCCGCAGGCCTTCAAACGCATGATTCCGCCGCTGGGCAACCAGTTCATCATCAGCCTGAAAGACACCTCGCTCCTCACCGTGATCGGCGTGGCCGAACTCACCCGTCAGGGGCAGGAAATTGTAGCGGTGAACTTCCGCTCGTTCGAGGTCTATCTCACCATTGCGGTGGTGTACCTGTGCATGACCATGTCCATTGCCAAGGCGCTGCGCATGTATGAGCGCAAACTGTTCAACCGCAGCCGCCGATAG
- a CDS encoding transporter substrate-binding domain-containing protein, translated as MKRFLAVLTVLISLAMVSTAFAGKLIVAHDTNFKPFEYKEGNEYVGFDIDMWKEVAKRLNLDYEFQPMDFNGIIPGLQAGTIDAAVAGITIKPERQEVVDFSDGYYDSGLSLLVKSDSKVKGIEDLKGAIISTKLATSSVDFAYTFAKKENVKLYPNNDGMFMELMTGGSDAVIFDMPVVMDFVKKYEGQVKVVGPIYQGQAYGIGFPKGSKLVPQVNKALADMKADGTYETLYVKWFGYKPAK; from the coding sequence GTGAAACGTTTTCTTGCTGTTCTGACCGTTCTCATCTCTCTGGCCATGGTTTCCACCGCCTTTGCAGGCAAACTGATCGTTGCGCACGACACCAACTTCAAGCCTTTCGAATACAAGGAAGGGAATGAGTACGTCGGCTTCGACATCGACATGTGGAAGGAAGTGGCAAAACGCCTGAACCTCGACTACGAATTTCAGCCCATGGACTTCAACGGCATCATCCCCGGCCTTCAGGCCGGCACCATTGACGCCGCCGTTGCCGGTATCACCATCAAGCCCGAACGTCAGGAAGTTGTAGACTTCTCCGACGGCTACTACGACTCCGGCCTTTCCCTGCTCGTCAAGTCCGACAGCAAGGTAAAGGGCATTGAAGATCTGAAGGGCGCTATTATCTCCACCAAGCTTGCCACCTCCAGCGTGGACTTTGCCTACACCTTCGCCAAGAAGGAAAACGTGAAGCTCTATCCCAACAACGACGGCATGTTCATGGAACTGATGACCGGCGGCTCTGATGCAGTCATCTTCGACATGCCCGTGGTCATGGACTTTGTGAAGAAGTACGAAGGCCAGGTAAAGGTTGTTGGTCCCATCTATCAGGGTCAGGCTTACGGCATCGGTTTCCCCAAGGGTTCCAAGCTGGTTCCCCAGGTAAACAAGGCGCTGGCAGACATGAAGGCCGACGGCACCTACGAAACCCTGTACGTGAAGTGGTTCGGCTACAAGCCCGCCAAGTAG
- a CDS encoding LysR family transcriptional regulator: protein MRYSLDQLETLVTVAESGSFSAASRQLGRAQSAVSTAIANLEIDLDVIIFDRSGHKPQLTAQGETIVQEARNALEACARLEKLAGRLAEGVESRITLAADDLIPEDVTADVLSHFGKHWPDVELEVLMGALDDIGEMVRSGRADLGYVVPLQALPVTAPARLVGSVRFIPVAAPYHPLAGKGDLTKDEVSRHRQIIVSSRSGQRVQDERVALRPWWCDGNPAIHSLVRNGTGWAFLPEHAVQEDLDDRRLMRLDFAFHPKPHTAPAYVMWTTARHLGPAARWLCDSLAQALTSRES from the coding sequence ATGCGATACAGTCTGGATCAGTTGGAAACGCTCGTTACCGTCGCCGAAAGCGGCTCTTTTTCCGCAGCATCGCGGCAACTTGGCCGCGCTCAATCTGCGGTAAGCACCGCCATTGCGAATCTGGAAATTGATCTGGATGTCATCATTTTCGACCGTTCAGGGCATAAACCGCAGCTCACTGCACAAGGTGAAACCATTGTGCAGGAAGCAAGAAACGCCCTTGAAGCCTGCGCCCGCCTTGAAAAACTTGCGGGACGACTTGCCGAAGGCGTTGAAAGCCGCATCACCCTCGCCGCGGACGACCTTATTCCTGAAGACGTGACTGCCGATGTGCTCAGCCATTTCGGCAAGCACTGGCCGGACGTGGAGCTTGAAGTGCTCATGGGCGCGCTGGACGACATAGGCGAGATGGTCCGCTCAGGCAGAGCAGACCTCGGCTACGTTGTTCCCCTGCAGGCGCTGCCCGTAACAGCACCGGCACGGCTTGTCGGCAGCGTACGCTTCATCCCCGTTGCCGCCCCCTACCACCCGCTGGCAGGCAAGGGTGATCTGACCAAGGACGAGGTTTCCCGTCACCGGCAGATCATCGTTTCCAGCAGAAGCGGCCAGCGCGTGCAGGACGAACGGGTGGCGCTGCGCCCCTGGTGGTGCGACGGCAACCCCGCCATCCACTCACTGGTACGCAACGGCACCGGCTGGGCCTTTCTGCCCGAGCATGCTGTGCAGGAAGATCTGGACGACCGGCGGCTCATGCGGCTTGATTTTGCATTCCATCCCAAGCCTCACACGGCACCGGCCTATGTCATGTGGACAACGGCCCGCCATCTGGGACCGGCCGCGCGCTGGCTGTGCGACTCCCTTGCACAGGCACTGACATCACGAGAGAGCTGA
- a CDS encoding PACE efflux transporter: MRSGLDRLRHAVLFEIIALGLVTPTASTLLGKEMDQTAAFAVGMCVIAMAWNGLYNWLFDVALLRAGKPLQPRSVSLRAFHAFMFEMGLFVVAVPFAMFMLDMTFMEGLMAEIGLVTFYLVYAYLFNWAYDYIFPMPGAEPAAQEMSVLAENGEGQ; the protein is encoded by the coding sequence ATGAGATCTGGATTGGATAGACTGCGCCATGCGGTGCTGTTTGAAATAATCGCCCTCGGGCTGGTCACTCCCACGGCCTCGACCCTGCTGGGAAAGGAAATGGACCAGACTGCGGCCTTTGCCGTGGGCATGTGCGTAATCGCCATGGCCTGGAACGGCCTGTACAACTGGTTATTTGATGTCGCCCTGCTTCGTGCGGGCAAACCGCTGCAGCCGCGCAGTGTAAGCCTGCGCGCGTTTCATGCGTTCATGTTCGAGATGGGGCTTTTCGTGGTGGCGGTGCCCTTTGCCATGTTCATGCTGGACATGACGTTCATGGAAGGGCTGATGGCGGAAATAGGCCTTGTGACCTTTTATCTGGTCTACGCCTATCTCTTCAACTGGGCCTACGATTACATATTTCCCATGCCCGGTGCCGAACCTGCCGCACAGGAAATGTCCGTATTGGCCGAAAACGGGGAAGGGCAATAG
- the ald gene encoding alanine dehydrogenase: MIIGVPKEIKTLENRVAATPGAVASLVRRGHTVLVENGAGIGSGCTDDEYIAAGAKMVDAATAWSAEMVYKVKEPIASEYKYLRPDLILFTYLHLAADRPQTDALLAGGTTGIAYETVQLANGALPLLTPMSEVAGRMATQEGAKYLEKPMGGRGVLLGGVPGVPPAEVVVLGGGVVGLNAAKMAMGLGASVTLLDISHGRLQYIDDVFGGRIKTITSTEPNIRDWVKKADLVIGAVLIPGAKAPHLITREMLSTMKEGSVIVDVAVDQGGCVETIKPTTHDHPTYVVDGVVHYGVANMPGAVPRTSTFALCNQTLPYAIALADKGVNALRHDRALALGLNTYKGKLTCPAVGEAFGLPSSTPEAALA, translated from the coding sequence ATGATTATCGGTGTCCCGAAAGAAATTAAAACTCTGGAAAACCGTGTTGCAGCAACCCCCGGCGCAGTAGCTTCCCTCGTCCGCAGAGGCCATACCGTTCTGGTTGAAAACGGAGCAGGTATCGGCAGCGGCTGTACCGACGATGAGTACATTGCCGCCGGCGCCAAGATGGTGGATGCAGCCACCGCCTGGTCCGCCGAAATGGTCTACAAGGTCAAGGAACCCATAGCCTCCGAGTACAAGTACCTGCGCCCCGACCTCATCCTTTTCACCTACCTGCACCTTGCTGCCGACAGACCCCAGACAGACGCCCTGCTTGCGGGCGGGACCACCGGTATTGCCTACGAAACCGTTCAGCTGGCCAACGGCGCACTTCCCCTGCTGACCCCCATGTCCGAAGTGGCCGGCCGCATGGCCACGCAGGAAGGTGCCAAGTATCTTGAAAAGCCCATGGGCGGACGCGGTGTCCTGCTCGGCGGCGTACCCGGCGTTCCTCCGGCGGAAGTGGTAGTTCTGGGCGGCGGTGTTGTGGGCCTTAATGCAGCCAAGATGGCCATGGGTCTGGGTGCCAGCGTAACCCTGCTTGATATCAGCCACGGCCGCCTGCAGTATATCGACGACGTTTTCGGCGGACGCATCAAGACCATCACCTCCACAGAACCCAATATCCGTGACTGGGTGAAGAAGGCCGATCTTGTCATCGGCGCAGTGCTCATTCCCGGTGCCAAGGCTCCCCATCTCATCACCCGCGAAATGCTTTCCACCATGAAGGAAGGCTCCGTCATCGTTGACGTTGCCGTTGACCAGGGCGGTTGCGTTGAGACCATCAAGCCCACCACGCACGATCATCCCACCTATGTGGTAGACGGCGTGGTGCACTATGGCGTTGCCAACATGCCCGGTGCTGTGCCGCGCACGTCCACCTTCGCCCTGTGCAACCAGACCCTGCCCTACGCCATTGCTCTGGCAGACAAGGGCGTCAATGCCCTGCGCCATGACCGCGCTCTGGCGCTCGGCCTTAACACCTACAAGGGCAAGCTCACCTGCCCCGCCGTGGGCGAAGCCTTCGGCCTGCCTTCTTCCACCCCCGAAGCCGCTCTGGCGTAA
- a CDS encoding integration host factor subunit alpha — protein MNSKTLTKADIVDSIYEQTDRNRAEVKNIVESLLDIMKGSIKKDHALLISGFGKFEAYDKKARKGRNPQTDETITLPPRKVVVFRLSRKFRSELNEA, from the coding sequence ATGAATAGCAAGACGTTGACCAAAGCTGACATCGTGGATTCCATCTACGAGCAGACCGACCGCAACCGTGCTGAAGTCAAGAACATCGTTGAATCGCTGCTCGATATCATGAAGGGGTCCATCAAAAAGGACCATGCACTGCTCATCAGCGGTTTCGGCAAGTTCGAAGCCTATGACAAGAAAGCTCGCAAGGGCCGCAACCCCCAGACTGATGAAACCATCACCCTGCCCCCCCGCAAGGTGGTTGTATTCCGTCTTTCCCGCAAGTTCCGCTCCGAACTGAACGAGGCGTAA
- a CDS encoding HIT family protein, giving the protein MTLNKNDDCIFCRIAEGKSPCAELYSDDLVMAFLDIAPVNKGHALVIPKAHYRDIFEMPPTMGEALIRAQQHVGNAIMAATKAEGLNIYMNNKAAAGQVVFHAHWHLIPRFANDSLRLWPQHVYDDTEEMLQLAAEIRKKLR; this is encoded by the coding sequence ATGACTCTCAACAAAAACGACGACTGTATTTTCTGCCGCATAGCAGAGGGAAAATCTCCCTGTGCGGAACTGTATTCAGACGATCTGGTGATGGCGTTTCTGGACATTGCTCCGGTCAATAAAGGGCACGCCCTTGTCATCCCCAAAGCGCACTACAGAGATATATTTGAAATGCCCCCCACCATGGGCGAGGCACTCATACGCGCCCAGCAGCATGTGGGCAACGCCATTATGGCAGCAACCAAGGCCGAAGGCCTGAATATATATATGAATAACAAGGCAGCAGCAGGACAGGTAGTCTTTCATGCCCACTGGCATCTCATACCGCGCTTCGCAAATGATTCCCTGCGCCTGTGGCCGCAACATGTTTACGATGATACCGAAGAGATGCTGCAACTGGCAGCCGAGATCAGAAAGAAACTACGTTAA